The nucleotide sequence CTCTGAAGGAGAGGGGTGGGAAGTAAACCCAAAAAGGTAGGATTGGGTTTTGGGGCTAGAGTGCTGGAGTTTGGGCAGACCTGACCagattcaaatggtagagaggTCACTATGTCTGCTGGGTGGATTGACTCACTGAGAGGATGGGGCAGGAGACCGGTGAGGAGGCTGGTGTAGATCAAGCAACAGGTGGTGAAGGCTAGACCAGGCATTCACCACTGggatgaagaaaagagatgaCCAAAGATGTGTGAGAGCAGGCCATTATTATAGATCAGTTAGCATCTGCTGTGTGTTAGGTCTTCTAGAATCAAGAGATACAGCCTTGAACAAGGCAGACCTGGTTCCCAGTGGCAGAAAACTGAGTATACAAAGTAAACCAGCATCCTTATTTGTGTTGTTAAGGGTTtccatatgtagcccaggctggtcttgaacttgtgattctcctgcccaAGCCTCCcgtgtgctgagattacaggtatgaaccactattTCTGGTCAAAGTAAACATGTAAACATGAGAGTTTGTGAGGAAAGTAACACAGATGAGAAAGTAACAGAAGGAAGGCTTTCTGAGGAGGTGACATCTGAGCTGAGACCTGAATAACAGGAaggagccagccctgggaaaaaaccTAGGGGAAGTATGGGGGAGGAAGCATTCAAGACCAGGAGCGGTACTTACTGCAAGCCCTGTGACAGTCTGACTTGTTTGTAAGGCAGAAAATCGCAGTGGATTTcagtggggaatgagaaatataGTGGCTAAAGAGAAGATGAGCTAGCAGAGAGATGAATTAGAAGGTGTCTGTGGTGAGTAGGTCTGAGGTTTTGACAAGAGTGCCAGtggctagggaaaaaaaaaaaattgtgcccCAAAGCTTTGTCCCAGCAAATGCAGCACTCTCTTGGCCACTCCTTGGCTTGGGTAGAGGCACAAGAGGTCTAGCTAGCTATAAGCTGGTGGGgacctcttccccaccttgaCTCTTTACAGGGCCCAGATGGTTGGGTTGTCCTTGGAGGAACTTCTGGGAGGCAGGAGTTGATTCCTGCGGGAGATGTAACCTATTGTCCTTGCTAGCAGCTATGTGTGCCTGTCATGTTCTGTCCCCAGTCAGTGGAAGTCTGATTCGGAGCCTGGCCCCCAAGCCTGGCCCCCGAGGGAACGGGCAGCCCTTCAAGAGGAGCTTAGTGACGTCCTCATCTACCTGGTGGCATTAGCAGCCCGCTGCCATGTGGATCTGCCCCAAGCAGTGCTCTCCAAAATGGACACCAACCGGAGACGTTACCCAGTCCATCTGTCCCGTGGCTCTGCCCGAAAGTATACAGACTTGCTTCATGGTGCCATTTCTGAAGACCAGGTTGCAGACACTGCTTGTGAGTCTACCAGCCAGGCCTCAACCTAGAGACATAACACCAGGACCTGCAACTCAGCATGGCATCTGAAGAGCAAAGGGAACCTGGTCATAGTCCTTTCCTAACAAACCATGAGTTGGAGGCCCAGGAGCCTGCAGAAGATGGCCTCCTCGTGTTTTCTCTCCCAATAAAACGGTTATGAGCAACAACTTCTAGATTCTTCCTAGGTGACCAGGGAAGCCTCTGAACCTAGACCCCTCCTACCTGCAGGTTACAGTCCAGTTTCTAGCAAATTCCCAGTAGAATGTCACGTGAGTCTCCCTCTCTCCTGGACCTGTAAGGAGGCTGGAGGCCGCATGCAGGGTGAGTTATGAGTCCAGATGCCAACACCAGGCTGTGGGGTTCAGACACTTTAAGAGCTATATGTGGTATTTATCAAACTACTTCGTCTTTATTATTGCCAACCTCTTCTGTGGAGTAAAAATAGTAACACCTACCTGATGGAGTCGTAAAGTGAGCTAAGAGTTTTGGGGAGCCAGGCGCTAGTacctcacactgtaatcctagctacttaggagtcaaagatcaggattgtggtttgaagccagcccaggcaaatagtttgagagactctattttgaaaaactccatcacaagagctggtgaagtggctcaaggtataggccctgagttcaagccccagcacaacacacaaaaaaaaggataatCTTTGGCACAGACAAGTATTGGTAAGTTTGTAGTTATCTGTTTGCCTTTTCAACTTAAAACTTGAGGGCTGCAGAACAGGGCTTCCTCCTTTTGGGCCCCTTGGTAAATGTCAAGATCACCTATCTCCCTCACCAGGGCCTTTCTTGTTCTTCCTCCCCAACTAGGCAGTGTTAAGTGCGTACAATGTATTTACCCAccgtgtgaccttgggcacatcACTCCTTGTCTGGGACACCTACGTCTTGCAACCCTCATGGAGAAGGGTAATGCAGAGAAAAGGACCTTTAAATGACTTTTGGGATTTACAGTGAtcactgatttctgcctccttcaGTCTATTGCCACATCAGTTAAATAAGCCATTCCCCTTTACTGGCCTCACTCTCTTACCTTCCTTATCCAGTGACCCTCTTCGTTCCCAGACAAAACAGAATCCATCAAATTGGAACTGCTTCCACTTTCTGTCCCCACACCCACCTTTGTTGTCTCCTGTGATAACATacctgattttatttcttctcctttattATCTTTCCCTTCTATATAATTAActttttattgcagtgctggggattgaactctaaGCTTCATacattgctaggcaagtgctctactgctgagccacatATAAACTTGGTTTTTTCCaccagtactgggagttgaactcagggccttatacttgctgggcaggcattctaccatttgaaccactccactggctgctaaaactttttaaaagtggtTTTCAGAAATAGTGTTGATTTGAATTTACTCTGCTCTTACAGGAAGTGTCAgtgtccttttttgttgtttagagGTGGGTTCTGAATATGTtattcaggctgacctggaactcttgGGTTCAAGTGAttgttcctgcctcagtctccttagtAACTGGGACTGTGGGTACACACCACAGGTAGGAACCACTATCTGgttcatacctgtagtcccagcacttgagaggcaggcaggaggatgtagagtttgaggcctgcctggactacatagtgagatccagatatgcaccaccatactcagTGAATCTTTTTCACTAGCCCTTCCCAACAGTGCATAAAGCATATCTGTGTCTCTTCCCTTTTTACCAAACCAAACCTCCATCTACTTTTCACATTTCACAACAGCTTACAGAAAGGGTTTActcacccactctgctccctcatCCTACTGTTTAGCCTGCCCCACTCCAGGCTGGGTCTCCTCACACTCCCACTGAAGCTATTCTCAGCGCTTCCCCCACTCTGACCCCTTACTCATGAGAAAAGGGCATCAGAGTAGCATCCCACAGCTGGCCACTCTCTCCTTCATCTAACACTTTTCTCCAGACTCCCCAGACAAGACCCTTCTGGTTTTCTTACAGCCGCCTCTTGAGTACCCTCTTCTGGACAGGGTGTCACTGAGTCCCAACCTTGTGCTGTTATTCCCAGTCATCTACCCAACCCTTTCACATTTACCTCACATGTCCAGACTGGGTGTAACTACTGCCTCCACTTTTGCTACTATGCAGCACCCTATCTCAGTGATGCCCTCTAGTCACCCAAACTAAGGAAAGAAGTCAGTTCTATGTCTCCTTTCCCTCAACTAGCTTCTCTGAATTCTAGCTCATTCTTTGAGGATGTCAGATCCATCCTTCCCCATTGATCCCTCCAGAATGCTTTGCTGCTTTAGCTCTAGCTGGGCTTCCAAGCTCCTTCTCAAGGTCTGTCTCCTATCAGCCTCCATGCTGTTTGTTCCCACACTCCATCCCAGATGTCTGCAAGCTGTGAGAGCCTAGCATGCTCTAGGGGCTCTCCATGCTTTCCTAACCCCAACTTACTGACCTTCAAGGCCCAACTTAAACATTCCTTCTGACAAAGGGCTCTAAACTCCGAAGCTTAATTTCCCCCCACCTCCAATCACAGTTCCAGGGAGAGTACTGGGCTGCAATTGCCTGTTTGAATCCAAagtccagtatcaccaaaaaaaaaagaccataaacTAAATGCTTATGTAATGAAGCACTCACTGAAATCATCGTAAAGCTCCTCTCCACTGTACTGTCCTCCAAAGTTCTGCAGAACGCAGTACCATTTGGTTATGAACTTTGCTCTATTTATGAGTCCTTTCATCTGAGGCTATGAGACATAACCAAAGGTTAAGCAAGTGTGGATTGATACCTAACCCCAAACACAATTCCTATAAGCTTTAGGCTTATAGCCCCGCTTGGCTCCATGACAACTCGCCACCTAGGCTTGGAGAACATCCCaacccctcccccccgccccccactcaGGCACCGGTGGGTGAGGATATTAATACTTTATTCACTAGCACGGGCCAGGGGAATGTAGTGGGGGGAGTAGAGTACTCGTCTCCCAGTCCCAGAGCAGCCAGGCATGACTTCCCACCCTTTCCCAGACCCGAGTGCAGGAGCGAGGAAGGAGCCATCCAGGCTGATACAGCCGGGTCGGAGTCCCAACCTACCCCTCCCCGGCCGGATGCTCCCAGCCCCACGGGGTTCAGCTGCCCTCGCACTCCGGGCAGCGCTCGGTGGGGGTGGCGGCTGTGGCACTTGCGGGCAGCTTGAAGTCCCGGCCACAGCCGACACAGATGTAGAGGCGGCGCCGCATGTGCGCGCGACGGTGGCGGATGAAATGCGAGCTGAGGCGGAAGCGGCGGCCGCACTCCGCGCACGGGTAGGGCCGCTCGCCTGTGTGCGTACGCGCATGCTCCGCCAGATTAGAGCGGTGGCCGAAGCGCCGGCCGCACACAGCGCAGCGGTGCGGCTTCTCGCCCGTGTGCACGCGCCGGTGCTTGGCCAACGCCGAGCTCTGTGCGAAGCGCGTGCCGCAGTCGGAGCATGCGTACGGCCGCTCGCCCGTGTGCGTGCGTCGGTGGCGCGCCAGGCACGAACTTCCGCCGAAGGCTCGTCCGCAGTCCGGGCACGCGTACGGCTTCTCGCCTGTGTGCACGCGCAGATGTTGTGCGTAATTAGAGCTTTGCGCGAAGCGCCGGCCGCAGTGTGCGCATGCGTACGGCTTCTCACCAGTGTGACGCCGTCGGTGCTGCCGCAGGTTCGAGGCGGCGGAGAAACGCTTGTCACACTCGGGGCACTGGTAGGGCCGCTCGCCTGTGTGTGTGCGGCCGTGTTTTGTCAGCGCTGACTTCTGCGAGAAGCACCGGCCGCACTCGGTGCACGCGAAGGGCCGCTCGcccgtgtgcgtgcgtgcgtgtttGGCCAGCGTGGAGCGGCGTGCAAAGGCACGGCCGCAGTCCGGACACGCGTGGGGGCGCGCCGGGTCGGCCGACTGAGCTGGCATCTCGGTGGGGACCTGCGGAGGAGAGGAGGGACAAGTCAGCCCTGACCGACGAACCCTTGAGCCAGAGAGCTGAGTCTCCGCATACTGTAACCttttggagcctcagtttcccgtCAGCGAAATAAAAAGCGCTAAGGCACCTGCCAGAGTGGTTGTGCGCCTTAAATGAGAACACGTTAACACACATGTCACAATGCCTAATGGCACTCTAGTTTGGCGGCATTGGCGTTTGACACttgcctgacacttgctaggcaggcactaccacttgagtcactttgccagtCCTATTCTTACTAATTCAGAAAATACTGGGCACTTGCAGTGTCCCTAAGTCTAGGCACTGGGGATTCAGCATTAAATAAAAAGCATCTTAAAAGTTCCTGCATAAAGATTTTGCTGGTATTAGAGAGATGCTGCAAATTTAAATTGGGCTGTCAAGGCACCTTATTGATAGTGACATGAGGGGGAAAGAAACAAATGGAGTGGTGGAGGATTCCGTAAGTTAGGGCCCTGGTCACAGTACGGATCTTGGCTTCTAATATAAATGAGATGCGGAACAATTAGAGGGGATGTCTAAGGATTTTGAGCAGGGATCACACATAATTCAAAATGTTCCTCAGGAACCCCATGAAGAACAGGAGTAAGCAGAAGCAGAAGAGGCTACTGAGGCTACTACAGGCATCTGCCCAGAGATGTGACTTAGACCCAGCAAACAGAATGGAAAGTGGAGTTGGGGACAAGTTGGCTTTTGAATGTGTTTTGCAGTTCAACACAAAACTCTTAATAACAGATTAGGTATGGGTTGTAAAGGAAGATGAATCTAAAAGACTAAGGTTTTGGGAGTTAGCAACTGCAAAGGTGGAGGAGCAAGTTGGGAAGAGAGATGTTTCAGGCTTTATGGTCAATTCTTGACACATCTGGAGAGTCACTGAGAAGGTGCCAACCTACAGACGTTTTTTAAAAGCCTTGAGATTACCCGGGGAGTGGGCAGAGAGAATCTCAGACAGCAAGATGAGGAGCAGCTGGCTACCAAATCTGAGCAGGAGCCAAGAGAGTGACATCTTGGCAGCCTGGCCAAGACCTTTTAAGAGCAAGCACCTACCATTTTTTAAGCTGTAAAGAAAAAGGCAAGGGTAAAAGCCAAATGCTATTTTGAGGcctgaaataaaaatacttgaaagTGAGCCAGTTTCATGAAGTTTGGGCTTCCAGAGATAAATTCATAAAAAGCTTTGTAAGAGACAGgtgaaaggaaaacattttatactAACAGAGCAAAGAGGAATATTGAGGGCACATTGTTCCcttcttggaaaaaaaagaatgctcaCCCCAGGAAAACTGACGAGAATTTACTGTGGGCCAAACAATTAAGAACATGAATTTATGATGCAAAGAAATCCCTTGCACACATTAAAGAGAAGACAGTGTCAGCTTCTTCCACATTCAGTCTATCGCcatccccattttaaagataaggaaatgGTAAGAAAGGGTGACAGCTAAAAAGCAGTAGGGGCTTCTCTTTCTGAAGCTGCAGGAGAGGGCAACTTTGAGATCTTTAATTACAAGAGAGTGTcgggccaggtaccagtggctcacacttgtaatcctagctactcaggaggcagagatcaggaggatcactgtttgaagctgGCTCATgtggaccctatcttgaaaaaatccaacacaaacagggctggaggtatggctcaagtggtaaagtgcctgcttaacaagcatgaggccctgatttcaaacctcagtactgccaaaataaataaataagatggggctggggatgtagctgagtgatacgtctagcatgcacaatgttctgggttcagtccccaaaaccaaatgaaaaaataaaacagtggcTTTGAACTCAAACTGGAAAATAGGATAATTTGAGGAATTAGCAATCAGCCAAGGGAACTCTGGTTTAAACTATTTATAATAGTAATGATACAACAGCCCCCCCCCTCCGCCCTTTACTATGGTTTAAACTACAACAGCCTCCTTCACCATGGCTGTCAATGATGGTCcaaaaatatcaaatggaaaattccagaaataaacaattggtAAGTTTCAAGTAACTTTTATTATGGTATATTATTATAGTTGTCTATTATTAGTTATTAATatcaagtggaaaattccagaaataaacaattggtAAGTTTCAAGTAACTTTTATTATGGTATATTATTATAGTTGtctattattagttattattgataatctcttactgtgcctaatttagaAATTCAATTTTATCAGAGGTATGTAGGAATAGGAAAAAACAGTGCATTACAGGGTTTGGTACTATTCAGGGTTTTAGGCACCCACTGGGAGTTCTGCGAATATATTCTCTGAAAGGAGAGGGAGTACTGTAATCAACATCACAGTGTTAATCTTTGACAACACTGTGTATTAAGTCCTGTCACCCCCTCAGTGAGTGTTACCACTCTGATACTAGAGAACCCTGAGACTGAGGGAGGTTAAGTTCACAAGCCATGGATAGTTGGGAGGCAACACTTCCCTGAACTCACACAGGCAAACCATGACAGGTGGGACTCCAAGTCCCTGGCTTTCtccaagagaaacagagagatcaACTTGATACTTTAACTCCCCAAAGCAGGCCTGGCATAGTACAGTCTGAATTCAAGGTCACACTTTCCAGTCTTGCCCTGGTTTTGACATCTGTTGGGTTTATTTCAACACTTCAGCCATTATGGAGAGAACTTTTCTCATTACATTGACATTTTTCTGGCCTTTTTTCCTTGGCACCATTCTTTAAGATGACTTGGGCCAGCCTGAGGACTTCCTCATACTGGCTTCActaagttctgaaaaaaaaaaaaaaattcttcacacAAGCATCTTCATTATCTCCAGCCCAGAAGAAGGGGCCTGGGTATCTGGAGAAGAATCTTGGTAAGGGGCTGAATCTAGCTCATTAAGACTCTGGACAAGtcactccctccctctgcctcagAGTCCTGAAGAAGTAAGTTCAAATTTTCCCAACTTGAGATGGGCACACCATAAGATGCAAAAGCATTCTAGCATTTGTGTGTGGGCAAATTTTTAATCTTATTATAATAAAAGCTAgtataataattaatattaataattttataataagataCAATTTTATCctataatttttatcattatttcatgGACATTAGAAAAACCACAGATCACATGAAACCCACAATTTCATGAATATTATTATTTAGATGAAGATAAATTTACTTAACAAAACATTGCAACTTTATTCTAAGAAAAGCATTCATAAATAATGTGAGTATAATATATAAGTGACTCACATATGACTGAAACCCAGCAAACATCAGACTAGGAAGTCATTAAAGGCCCTTACAGGGCTCAGGCtgtagagcccctgcctaccaagtaagtgcaaagccttgagttcaaactccagtaccaccttcCTCCCTTACATGTCTCACATTCTACAAGTAATAACAATGAGAACAGCGTGCTGTAATAAGAGGATACCATGATATACAATGTAGTGTAATAATACAATAATCCAGACATTTGAAATGAATGATTTTGTCTTCCTgcgtaaataatttttaaaccagAGCAAACATCCCATTTTTCTCCTTGGTTGGTTGTTACTTTACTGATTGTTAATGATAAccaccatttattgagcactcactGTGTGCCAAGAATTATGTTGAGTGCTTTTtacctgttttcattttttttaaaaagaactttatttACAATATGCCTTTTTTTCTTAACCCTACTGGTGagtgaacttagggtcttgtgcatggtaggcaaggactctaccactgagctacaaccctagcCCACAGCAGTCTCACTTAAAATTTTCACAGATGCCACAGCagcacatgccagtaatcctagcactcaggaggctgaggcaggagaatctcaaggtttttttcttttttggtggtattggggtttgaacttagggcttcacgcttgctaggcaggtactctactgcttgagccatgcatccagcctGATAATCACaattttaaggccagcctgggttacatagtgagaccctgtctcaaaacaaacaaataaaaatttcaaaaccctTTGGGTTAGGTATCTTAGCCACATTTCATAAATGAGGAAATAAGAGGTAGATGTTAACTGACTATCCAAGGTCAGACAGCTAATAAATGGcagaatcaaggtttgaagtaGTAGTCTGTGATCAAACACCTATTCTCTTAACCATAATGCAGTAATAACCACTCTGAGTAAAGTTTGAGGTCACTTAACACAGCTTGTCCCTTCCCTGGACCCTTTTAATAGTCAAAATCTTCTTTTTGGtacaaaatgtaaaacacaaCTGTATACTCTAGCTCCTTGCTATAGAAGTGGGGTCCATAGACCAGCTACATCAGCATCACTGGGGAAGTGTTAAATGCCAAATCTAAAGTCCCACCCCAGATTTCCTCAATCAGACTTTTTACttcaggctgggggtgtagttcagtaatgcagcacttacctagcatgcacaagctctgagtttgatcccccgCATTGCAAAGacagataagaaaatcttcaatTTAACAAGATTAAAAATTAAGCACAATAGTGGTGCACATCTTtgatccctgctactcaggaagctgagacaagaggatcataagttcaaggccagcctaggcactACAGTGAGActcccatttcaaaaaaaatttaagcaactTGATCTAGAAGAGAGAACAGCTGCTCCTGGATAAAGCAGATATAAAAGGTAAAGAGGCTAAGACCATATGCACAAAAACTCAGAGATGAGAAAGAGTTGGGTCAGTTTGAAGCTGGCAAAGGACTGATGGGTGCTGAGGAGTTAGAAATGAAGCCAGAATCACATGAGGTCAAGTGAGCTTTGAATGCCAGGCTTAGAAGCTGAGAATTCATCTTGAGGAAACAAAACCACTACAGGGTTCGTCAGGAGAAACAAGTGTGGATGTGTGCAGAAAAATCTTCTCTACTCCTGAAAGGTAAGTTGGATTTTAATAATCAGAGAATACTCCAGCCCTTGAGTGTAGCATAACTAAAGTCTATCTGGACAGTGACTGGCCATGGGACTGGGTGACAGCTAACAGTCACAGAATGTCagcactcttttttctttctctcttttttttttttttgagacagggtctcgtggtgtagcccaagctggcctggaactcacaatcctcctgcttcagcctcccaactgctgtgattataggcatgtgccaccatacctcaCTGGAAGACACTTTTGAGATCACTGATttatatagaaagaaataaagtgcTGGAAGGATGCTCAGCAAATTATTCAACAATCTTGTGATCAGAGTACTGACCAGTTCCTCAGATGACATTTCTCAGATTGACATTCAAGGATCTTCCATCAttgttccattttacagatgagaaagctgaggcaAAAATCAGTGAATGGTACAGCTAGGATTTGACTGCTATATGATACCAGTTACAGTCTGGTCAGTACCTTTCCTGACTTTCATGCCAAACCTTCGTCCTAACCCCCAGCTCCAGCTGGTCTAATCAAAGCTTCCAAATAGCCCCTTTTCTCCATTGCTGCTTCCACTTCAGAGCAGGTCACCAGCCTTACATGGCCTGGTATCCCCAAAGCAGCCAATGGTTCTTGTGAATAGAAAATCCAGTCACATCCCTTCCCCTGATTAGGCTTCCCATGGCACCACATGACCTAACAGTGCATGCATGTAACCCCCCTGGCTTACTTCAAGGCCCAAGATGAGACCTTTCTTGCCTCACCTTCTCAGAGCCTTTGCCTTTGGTTTCCTCCTCCTAGAatgtcctcccttcccttccatctGTCAGTCCCCCTAAGGCTTCAGTGCCCACACCAAACATTATCTATGGGAAGACTTTCCCACAGACTTCCCCCACTAGCTTGCCTTCAGTCTTCTGTCTAGGCCTCCATGTTGGTTTCTCTGTTCATCCCTAGGCCCCAGGGTTCACCCCAGAAAAGACCTTTGAGAAAAACAGGTTGGAAATTCTCTAGAAGGATGACTTGGCTCAAAGTCCTGAACTTtagggaaaatattaaaaatagtaacTATTTACATAACACTCATGTGCCAGACAGTTCTAACTCTATACATATTCACTCATCCCTGCACCTTCAAGAAGTAGGTGCtatgatttcttttccttcctttgtgtgtgtgtgtgtgtgtgtgtgtgtgtgtatgtgtgtgtgacagggtctcactctgtagccctggctggccttgaactctcaattcttccacctcaacctcctgagtgcttcCCAGCTTcccttttataaatgagaaaactgaggcataaaAGAGGTTAAGAaagttgcccaaagtcacacagttggTATATGATGGAGGCTGAAGTCC is from Castor canadensis chromosome 17, mCasCan1.hap1v2, whole genome shotgun sequence and encodes:
- the Dctpp1 gene encoding dCTP pyrophosphatase 1, coding for MSCAGGDASGERKEAGTAAAGSFSFSPEPTLEDIRRLHAEFAAERDWDQFHQPRNLLLALVGEVGELAELFQWKSDSEPGPQAWPPRERAALQEELSDVLIYLVALAARCHVDLPQAVLSKMDTNRRRYPVHLSRGSARKYTDLLHGAISEDQVADTACESTSQAST
- the Znf771 gene encoding zinc finger protein 771 isoform X2, yielding MPGEQQAEEEEEEEMQEEMVLLVKGEEEEGEEKYEVVKLKIPMDNKEVPTEMPAQSADPARPHACPDCGRAFARRSTLAKHARTHTGERPFACTECGRCFSQKSALTKHGRTHTGERPYQCPECDKRFSAASNLRQHRRRHTGEKPYACAHCGRRFAQSSNYAQHLRVHTGEKPYACPDCGRAFGGSSCLARHRRTHTGERPYACSDCGTRFAQSSALAKHRRVHTGEKPHRCAVCGRRFGHRSNLAEHARTHTGERPYPCAECGRRFRLSSHFIRHRRAHMRRRLYICVGCGRDFKLPASATAATPTERCPECEGS
- the Znf771 gene encoding zinc finger protein 771 isoform X1; protein product: MATGGRRKQALKRGKGRGEEETGSALQAGRQREAQAGAGAHVAYFGRSRCAWPQSRPRSSHGRLAVKDTKMPGEQQAEEEEEEEMQEEMVLLVKGEEEEGEEKYEVVKLKIPMDNKEVPTEMPAQSADPARPHACPDCGRAFARRSTLAKHARTHTGERPFACTECGRCFSQKSALTKHGRTHTGERPYQCPECDKRFSAASNLRQHRRRHTGEKPYACAHCGRRFAQSSNYAQHLRVHTGEKPYACPDCGRAFGGSSCLARHRRTHTGERPYACSDCGTRFAQSSALAKHRRVHTGEKPHRCAVCGRRFGHRSNLAEHARTHTGERPYPCAECGRRFRLSSHFIRHRRAHMRRRLYICVGCGRDFKLPASATAATPTERCPECEGS
- the Znf771 gene encoding zinc finger protein 771 isoform X3, translated to MPAQSADPARPHACPDCGRAFARRSTLAKHARTHTGERPFACTECGRCFSQKSALTKHGRTHTGERPYQCPECDKRFSAASNLRQHRRRHTGEKPYACAHCGRRFAQSSNYAQHLRVHTGEKPYACPDCGRAFGGSSCLARHRRTHTGERPYACSDCGTRFAQSSALAKHRRVHTGEKPHRCAVCGRRFGHRSNLAEHARTHTGERPYPCAECGRRFRLSSHFIRHRRAHMRRRLYICVGCGRDFKLPASATAATPTERCPECEGS